CCAGTTCATCATAGTATTGATGTCTCCTCTGGGCTTCCTTCGTTGTCAAGAGTTCACCTTTTATTACACAGGAAACCAAGATTTAAGTTTACACACGCATGAGGGGATTAGAAACAGCCATGCATAAGAAACAACTAAAAGAGTCAAGAAAGTATCAGCGACAATGACTTTGAAACAGTAGAAAATAGTTTCTACCAATCTTCGTATATTTCTTTAACATACAATGCAACAAACATACCTTTCGTGAATATCtcatcgaaaaaaaaaaatgtcattcaGTTCCTTATTTTAGTCAAATTTATCAAAGGGTACCTTGGGTATCCAGTAAATTTGCAAATTATACTACTTTccaaataataattgattagtTCGCAAATAACCTGCCTCTCCCAACATAGCGTTCTATCAGAAGTAAACTCGACTATTCTATCAGCTCATCTATGGATTTCAAACATTCTACTCAACATATTCATTTCGCCTCCTATGTGGGTTACTGATACAATCTGAACCAGAGCTGTAGCGGGAAAACAAGGAAAATGACAGAAAGAAGAATGGATAATGGAAAGAGAGCAATGCTCCCCCAAGCCAGAGAAAAGTTCCCTTGACTTCACTCAAATTCCTATTTCCCAAATCTGACATGATCCCCTGCAAAAGATTCCCCAATCCCAATATAAAACAACCAGACAGCACTCCTCTCAAACAACTCTTCTTAGAGACTTGGTAAATATGTTCACCAACACTAGAGTTGACAAATCTGGTAGTGATGTCTCCAAACTCTACTTTATCCCTTATGAAATGATAATCTACCTCAATATGTTTGATGTCTCCAAATATAGTCATGGACCTCACTCCAAACTGATGCACATGTCTCACGAGGACAAAATAGGTTTGAGTCAAGTGTGGGATGGTAAATTTAACAACACTACATAGTTATTAACTTATCTAAACGAAAATTGGTACCAAAAACTCACTCAGAGATCATGCTATGCAAAAGTTTGTGTTGGGTCAACTTCAATGTGTTATTTGCTCTGTTCGGGTTAGGCTTCACGAATCACACCTTTAAACCTTTTAGATGGCTTCAAGCACTAGTACCGTTACAACTTTTATGTCGTagaaaacaaatacaaatgTTTCATACACCTTCCCAGTAATCTACCCTCTTCCCCAAATGAAACAACACAAGTTTCAAAATCTACTACTCAAACATTCATAACCTTGTCACAAAACTTCCTAACAGTATTCTAATTTCCATTCAGTAAGCAAACAaaaaatacgaaaaaaaaaaaagaacatgtagGAAACTAAACCAAGATTCTCCTcatagtttttcaatttttaaagcATGTACGTTATTAAGCTTCTACAATATACACAAAATTTTACCCCTCCTACTCCTAGTCAAATGATTTTGCAGGTTGAATCATGGTTTTGACAACCTTTTTCTCACACCCAATTGAATTATGCTATGGAATGATAGTATCTTGTATTGATGAGAATTCCAATcacaataaaaacataaactatCTTAGACAATCAACCCTCTCCTAGCACCTATTTCATAAGAGTGCAACCAAGATATTGCATACAGGATACCAAACTCCTAGCCACTATTTATATTCTtctaaaacaaacaattaatgaactaaaaagtaaaaacataaaaaaaagaaagaaaaaaagagttacAAACTCCACATCTACATAGTAACCTCTTTCtcaaattactaaaataaaacagaCTCACTTTCTGAACAATatataaccattttttttctgataccatattatcATTAAACCTCCTGGACtcaaatgttaataaataatcgTACACACATAAGTAAACTCACTACATGGTTCGAATCCAAGGAATGGAAGCACCTAAACAAAATGACTATGAAaaccaaaaggaaaaaattatgttCACCTTACTTTTCCCCTCTTTTCATATACTTATCAAGCATAATAAATGCAAACAATTAGTCCCACAAATAGTTGATAACCTAAGGGTCCAACCTAATACCATAAGTTAATGAGAAGATCTACCTaatcaacaaaattcaaacacaaccaCCATCAAACACATAACATAAATAAGGAGAATATCTTTAAAATCACAATAACTAACATTTACTTGAACTGAAATTAAAACTGCACAAAGGACAATAACAACTTTCTTCTCGAGttacattattaattttcaGTAAGAAGTCCCACTCAAATTCTGAGAAAACTTAAGTTGGTACTCTTAACTGTCTTCAGTCCTAAGCGTAagaaaactctaattttaattGAAGATCTAAACTAAAATCACATAATAGACTTCatgttagattttttaaaacttttagaaaACAGTCTACCACCATAATTTCAGCAACAACAGCATGGAATTTTGGACTATGAAACCACAATTGTAGCTGCATTGGCTCGAGTCGCACATGCTCCAAATGTCAAGGATCACAACGAAACCATGATAGCAACTGCAATTTAAAACCTTGGACGAGTCCTACCAGTTAACTCTATCATTctaatattaatatcattattgGAAACACCAGAGCTGGGGTGGCCTGTGTGAGCACAATTATGTTAAGTAATCAAAAACAATAGTTGCCACGACAAATCTGTGTTCCACAATTTTGTTAAATGAACAAATCAACAGTTATCGCGATAAAAATCAGTTACCACAACTTTATCATATTACCAACAAAATTAAACTtgcataaaaataatgtatactaAAAGCAATTATTAAGAGAGGTATCATGGTATATTAGATTAGATGAATAAATCACCTGCATACTCAAACACAAACTCACTTTTCGCGATTAACTGATCCGCATGCAACCCCCATCCTTTCCTCCTATGCCTCACAATCTTCACCCTCACCGCCAACCCATTCCGTGTCAACCGGTTCCCACACTCAGGCCCACACCGGCACCCGGGCCCGCACTCTCTGCCAACGTCATCCAGCCCATCCAGGCCAGCACAAGGACACTCACCGCCATCGCACGCCTCGCACTCGCAGCCCGACATGGCCCGGCCCTCGCCATCGACGAAGCCCACTGACTCGGCGCGAAGAAGGCGAGACTGCGCGGAGGGGGAAACTGCCGAAGAGCCCCAGGGCTGGCGCGGGAGGGAGAGTGGGGAGGAGAGAACGAGGGAGCGCGTGTAGAGGAAGGGCGCGTATGGGTGGGAATCGACCGTGTTGAGAAACGGAATCGGAAGGGTCTCGAAGGTTCTGGAAGCGTCGGAGGCACGGCGGATGGTGATGGTGCGAGAGAGTTTGAAAAGAGATTTGCAGGTGAGAGAGACGTTGGCAAGTTCTGAAGGGTTAAGGTAGGGTAGCACCAGCTCTGCGCATTGAAGTAGAGGAGGCTCTCTCGCGTTGCAGCGCTTTGGGGGACCGCTTTCTTCCGCCGTTACCATTTGTCGTTCATGTACTCTACCATTAAGATTCACTGGCATATACATCATTTGTCCCCCTTTTCAggtttttaatgaaaatgattCCATTAGAAAAAGTTTATTAAGGttcatatttcataaaaattgtttaatatagttttttttggCGGACAGTGTACATATTAGTATGGCAAACTTTTAATAAAgtgtttaaaatttatcttacaTAGTTATGTGAACTCAAGTGAGTTGGCAGAAATGGTTTAAAATTAAGGTTAATAAAAGGGGTGGTTAATAAAAGGTGGTGAGTTAGGGTTCGTTGAAGTTAGGGTTCTTTAATGTTGTGGGATacaaatgatttctttttaagGATTTTCTTCTTGTTCCAAAACAGGACGGAAAAGAAATTCACAATCCGCAAATGATAGTGGTTGGAGGGGAGATGGGATAACTCCTCATTGCAAGTGTGGTGATTATGTTGTGACCAAGTGGCGAGAACTCCCCAGAATGTTAGGCGTAAATTTTGGGGATGTCGTCATTACAAGGTTTTTTTATATCTCTTTTCACTTTATTTGGAATATATTTGTTCATAGATTGatgaacaaatttcaattttggtgACTTATTTGGTGCATAACAAGGTGGATCTTCAAGAGGAATTTATTGCAACATTTTCAAATGTTGTactgaagaaaataatgaggaAAAAGATGATGAAAGTTTCACACAAAGGAGGAGGATTTGtgatttggaaattttagtCCAAAACTTGTAGAGAAGGATGAAATTGTTACTTGGAGCTATATGTGTTGTTATTGTAGTTAACATTGTCATTCTAAAGGTCTGTTTAGGTTGATCTTGGTATGTGGCTGAATGTTTTGGGTGGTATGTGGCTCAATGTTTTGGTTGAGGTCTAAGACGGTGTTTAAGTTGATATGAAGTGTAGCTAAATGTTTTTGTTCATGTAATGTCAAGGTCTATGTAATGTGAAGGCGTTCAtgtgaaatgttaaatatagtatccgctttcattttaaaatgttcaatatggtccacaattgtatttaaatttgtttacttTTGGTCCCAAATGGATATGAACACATGTAAAATATCTGACATAATAAACTAACACAAGTACTTCTAACACAAGTGCTTCTAACATAATAAACCTCATCACATCATTTTACTTTTGGCCCCAAATGGATATAAAGACATCAGTTTACAGAAGTAAATATGTTCAAAATATGTTCCAAATAGTTGTTGATAATAACACAAGAGGACTTAATAGTAGTTGATAATGACAGTACATAATAAAACTTGACTTCAAAATACATCTAAACGTTTCTTCTTCTGAAAGGTAACTTCTTCCTCATGATTGGTGGAGTTGAATGTGCACTGGACTCCTGAGTAGGTTGTGGTGGCTGCTGGGATTTGGGATTGGCTTCCTGTGTTTGTGAGGCAGAGGGACATGTTGGTTATGTGATGTTTGGACGTAAGGGGCACTTGGTTCTATCGTGTCCCAGTTTATGGCAGATGGTACATTTTTTCCTGTGCCCGCCAACAGTCATTTGGGTCGCATCCTTTGTTAACTCCCAGGCCtccaactttctttttttctttggcctACCAAGCAACTTTCGTATAAGTGGTGGCAGGACATCAACAAATGATGTTTTTTCCATAGCAATTGCCCATTTACAGGATAAATCATTGTGACATAGGTGGCTTCATATGTGGATCTTGTGAAGCAAGAGGGTATGAAATTTTTTGGGTCTTCATTGGAATAGTTCATGGCTGTAATGGCATGACAACATGGAATCCCACTTATCATCCATTTCCTACAGCTACACTGTTGACTCTCAAGGTCCACCGTGAGCTTGTTTGACATAATTGCAGTGTGTCTAACCTCAAACATCTTACGTTTAGACCAGCTGACAATAATAAAACACATTCCAGTAAGGATATGATTAAAGTCAGATTTGATTAAAGATTTTATatgattgaagataaaaaatttaccTTGGGATCCAATATCTAGACAAATTTGATTCCTTCATAAGCCTGGTGTTTATCTTTGGGTAGATATTGAATTCCATAACTGCCACCTTGGTTTTGTTGGTGGCCCAACGTTTCATAAGGTAAAGCCTTATCTCTCTAGCATTGTGATTATTGGCTTTCCTCTGGCAAGCACAATAACACTGTTGAATGCTTCACATATATTGTTGTCAAGGGAATCACATATAGCTACATTTGTGAAACGAGACCTTGACCAGTACCTGCAATGAACATAAATGTTGATAATCATTAAACATGCGCTTCAGTCAACAAAATGAGTAACCATGCACAAAACTGATAATGAGTAACCATGGGTTTCAAGTCTTACTGACTTATTTTACCTGGGGGGATGGATATCGAGTATTTATAAGCTTCTATGATGACCTTTTTTATATTCAGCATTTCTCTCTCCCATGCCTGGGGGTACGTGCTTGTGGCAACCCTTTACATCAGCGTCCTCAAAGTCTGACCAGGgaacttttttctaaaatttgcgTATAGGTGCCTCATGCAGAATCTTTGGTATGCCCTAGGCAAAAGTTTGTCAATAGCGTGCATCAACCCTTGACcacatgaataaaaaattgaaccTTTGTTACATCATTTATAGTGagttaattgaataataatgtAAGTAAGACTTGTAGCTTCTTTTGGTCAGACATTCATGTGCACCTACCATACACTTCATTTCCTCCAAGATCTTGTACCAATAACTGCAAAAACCAACTCCATTTCTCTTTGTTCTCCACTTCAACAATGGCATATGTAAGGGGAAGCATTTGGTCATTTGGGTCCCTTCCAATTGCAGTGAGCAACTCTCCCTTATACTGGCCTTTTAAAAAACATCCATCTAAACATATAATTCGTTTACAACTAACAAAACTTTCCTTGCAACCTTTCAAGCAAAAATAGAATCTTTTAAGCATTGCCTCACCATTAACACTGTCAACCTCCACCTTAACTATTGACCCAAGATTAAACATCAACAGTTCATGTGCATAGTCATGTATTCTTCTATACTGTTCTTTAAAATCTCCAATAAGTTGTTTTGTTGCCATTAACTTTGCCCTTCGTACTTTGGAGATGGAAACTTTAGTATTCCATTTACGTAATGCTTTTTTACATATGTCTTGCACCTTTAAGTTTGGATTGTCTTGTAAACACCTATCCATTTCTTCACTCAGCCACTTTGTATTCAAAATCTTAATGTTAAGTTGCCTGCTGCAACTATGGGTGTCCTTTATTTTCCTTAATTGCCAAAACTGTCGGGTTGGTAAATAACCACAGTAAGCTGTCCATGGACACTTACCTTGTCCACCCAAGCATCTAACTCTCACCCTACGcttatcatttttaacaaaCTTCAAAGCCCTCCCAATATGCATAACATAAGTTCTAATGGCCTCAATAAAGTTAGCCTTATCAGCAAATACTGTCCCAACTTCCCACTTATAATCTGtcattgatttttatttctcatatGTCTGAAATGGACCTAGTTGTGGTCTATCTTCACTCTTGTTCTCACTACCACTGTTTTGTGGAGTTACTAAGACATCAGAATGCCATTCATCATCTAACAACCCCTTACAATTGACCTCAGCCCTACACTTGACCTCAGCCCTACACTCTTCATCACTGTACTCCAAACCAAAAccaatttcttcttcctcctccacgTACTCATCACCACTAAGATGATCCATATGGCCTTCATCCTCACTCTCTACTTCAACTTCACTGTCCCCTCCACCCTCACTCTCTACTTCAACTTCAACCTCACTCTCTACTTCAATTTCATCCTCACTCTCTACTTCAACCTCATTGTCCACTCCACATTCACTCTCTACTTCATTTTCAACTTGACTCTCCACTACAATTTCTTCCTGGACTCCACCATCCACCTCATTTCCACCACTTTCTTCCACCTGCAGTCCACCATCCACCTCCTTTGCACCATTGTCTTCCACCTCCAGTCCATCCTCCACCTCATTTCCAACACTTTCTTCCTCACTTTTATCACCCTCATTAACCAACTCACCCTTAGTCAACAACAACTACACCCCTACTTCAGCTTCATTATCTTCTACAACCTCTGCATGGTCCACGCCATGTACAACATACAAGTCAACTTTCCCTAAATAGTTTGCCACCGACATCATATTCATTTCTCCTTTATCATCATACAGTTCATGCAACACATTTTCTATGCTGTAAAACAGCTCTTTCACCTGAAGGTACCCCAAATCTTTTATTGCACCTACTATTTCAAAAAAGCTTCATTTATCGGGATAAACGTCCCAATAAGCAATCTCTCCATTTATATACTTAAAAGGGTGTTGTGTTATCAAGGTCCCACCATGGTGGACCACTACCTCAAACCTTTTCTCAGCCATCTCAAAGGAGGACCACTAAAATGACTTAAAATACCAACAATGGGACCACAGTGAACAACAAAAGCCGACAATAATGCACATTGTCTTCCATAACCCAAAAGCCgacaactaaaataatatttaaaacataatacaGTGCATTACAAAACAActcaacagaaaataaacaacaacgtTTTATACTACCCAAAATCAGAGTAAATCGATGAAAATANCTATTNTNAANANAAcatcaaattaaaccctaacccccaaataaaacataaacaacaacaacaaattagGATAAGATAATGACCCCTTACCTCACCTCCGTACGATGTTCAACTTCCACCTTCAATCAATTAGAAATGGCGTTATCAGAAATCACCAGAAATCAACAGAAATCACCACTTTCACTTAAGCCAAGACCCCAGAAATGGCGTTATCAGATAAGGGTAagggtttttttaatttagcctaatttttctcatttaattttaatcctcaatatttaaacatttaaatgtCTTCAGACAACCATGTAAGATAAGTTTTAAACAGCTCACTAAAAGTTTGTCATGCTAGCATCTGCACCGTTACGATTTTAACGTCGTCTGCCAaaaggaccatattgaacaattttttatgaaatatgggaccttagtgaactttttccaaaggtaggatcattttgaacaaaacccTCAAAAGAggggaccaaatgatgtattaaacctttttcttttttaactaaatttaaattttgttatttgtatatattgtatatattgaTTGTTCATCTTTTGTGAATAAGTTTTGCTTaacttgtaaaattaaaaatttgtttgcaGCCCAACTATGTTAGAAGCTCATAAAGTCTTAGTGATCTATGTCAAATATGTGATAGGAAGTACCTAAAGATAAGGTACAAGATCTTTTAAGGGCACACTATCACtatgattgagtgaaacacaaTGACTGAGTGAAACGCAATAATAGAGAGGTTTTCTCTTGCATAAACATTGAACACATGAAAAAAGGGTTtcgatattttgacaataaaaaTTTGACACACTTTTAACAATCCTCACAAGTTAAGAAAGAGAAAACCATTGAGGAAgaatttagaaattttagaTTCCAAATATGTCCCTTGTCCTGTTTCATCTCTCTCAATTCTCTCATATTTCCCTTGTTCTCTCTCTTTTCGTTTACGTTCTCCCTCCATTTTCATCCTTGAAGCTTTGTTCtagattctttttttttgttgatagtGTTGTGTGCAATAGCAATGTCCAGTGACCATGGTCCTTCGAGCAAGGTAAATGGGTTTATCCATTTTATTGATTGCGTTTTCGACTTGTATTTgggtttttgaattttttgattgCGTTTTCCATTGGCATGTGgttttttgtttgagttttgtATGTTATGATATATTCAGTGATCTTTGATGAGAATATGAATGGTTGTATACTatgatatatattgttaaatttcaggttgatgatgatgttggtacttcaagcaaagaaaatttttattcttctatGAAGACACCAACTACTAAAGTTAGAGAAGATAAGAAGAAGGACCAATCAATaccaaaaaacatacaaaaaagaaaatgcagaGAAATTTTTATGTGTGCTTTAGTGGATCACGAAAACGTTACAAGAGCAGAGCACTTAGGACTCCATACACTGGAAATAGAGCGCTTAAAATCCGACATGAGTGATTTTTGTATTGATTTGTGATAAAAAGTCATACAACATTGAACATATATGAACAAATAAGTGTAATGTACCCAATTTTATTCAATGTTATAAAAGATGGATCTTTGTTTCCGttaattattgttaatgttAATTGAATTGTTATTCCCTTCGTTATTGTCATTATGAAATGAGGTGTTGTTTGGAATGTGAATGAAGAAAGTGGCCAATTTGATTGTGATGGAGGAAAGAAACAGTTTTTGTGATACAGGCAAAAAACAAAATGGTAAACGAAAACTTGCTCGTAAAATATTACACGAGTAAAAAGTGggttttgtacaaaaacttgtaCTGCAGGAGCTAGTTGTGGGCACATAAGTAGCCAAAGGTAATTTGAGTGAGATAACATGCtgtcaactttgacctttgctggctattttaatgataacttttcccaccgacctccaaatgatgtgattcttttttagttagaaactagactcaaaacaatttcaaatgaatactaatttgtaatttttggaaaTCTGAGGAGGTACAATTTATTCCTTAAAGTTAACGCTTTATACATTCCTgtcaactctgacctttgcagGTTGTTTTGCTCTTAATTTTCTccaccgaactccaaatgagttgattcttgttttgttagAGTCTAGACTCAAATAGCTTTCAAATTACTGCcaactcataatttttatacCACTTTACTAGATGTAGTTAGTTTCccaaaaaaaacatttttctgaGCTTCCTAAATGAGTTTACTTAGAatttattgtttcatgtttcttattttagatgggaaaattacaaattagtagTCATTGGAAAGATTTTAGagtatattttctaataaaaaagtaatcaactcatttggagttcggtggAGAATGTTAAAAGCAAAACAACATGCAAAGGTCAGAGGTGGTaggaatatataaaacattaactTTAAGGAATCAATTGTACCTACTCAAAtgtccaaaaattaaaaattattaggcattggaaatatttttgagtctattttctaataaaaaaataatcacatcATTTGGAAGTATGTGGGAAAGGTTATGAATAAAATAGTCAGTAAACGTCAAAGCCCGTATATGTTTTTGAACCAAGGTAGATGAAGTCTATAACAATTTTTGCCCAAGCTATGCCTTGGTAATCTAGTGTAGGCCATTTTGGCCATTGTAATAGATTACGAGGACGCTGTAAATGATTACACGAAAAAAAATCTGGTTTTGTACAAAAAGTTGTCCTACAGGAGCCAATTGTGGGCACATAAGTAGCCAAAAAAATTTTACgtaagtttttcatattttttaaatggacgagacttctttttagtgtttaagtgtGAGTAAATGGTGGTGGAAAGACCCAATGTTGGTGTGATGATCATGTTAGCTAAGTCATGAACCCAACTTTGAAAACGACACTCCCCAAAGGCAATTTGAGTGAGATAACATGTTGTCAACTTTGACCATTGCTGactattttaatcataacttCTCTCACAGACCTCCAaatgatgtgattcttttttaattagaaaatagactcaaaaatatttctactgactattaatttgtatttttggaCATCTGAGTAGGTGCAGTTAATTCCTTAAAGTTAACATTTTACACATTCCTGTCACCTCTGACCTTTGCTGATTGTTTTGCTCATAACTTTCTTCACCAAACTTCAAATGAgtttattcttgttttgttcGAGTCAAGGCTCAAAAGAGCTTTCAAATGACTATGAACCCATAATTTTTATACCACTGTACTAGATGCAGTTAATTTCCcaaaaacaatgattttctaAGTGTGATTTTAGTGTGAGAAATCAAGTTTGGGCACCCCATGTTCGAGATaagaaaccatttttttcatttgaacaacTTAGTTGAAGTTCTGCAAGGTCtggagcaaaaaaaaaatttgtaatagtTTACAAGACCttcgtaaacgattacaagaaCAAAATCCTAGATTTATACATAAAGTTGTACTACAGGAGTCAGTTCTGGTAACCTAGGGGACCATagtctaaatttttgtattttttgcaaAAATGCAATGGTTTTTGTGcgattttgttgtttaagtgtgatttTAGTGTGAGAAATCAAGTTCGGGCACCCCATATTCGATATAAGAAAccattttttcatttgaacaagttagTTGAAGTCCTGCAAGGTCTGGAGCAAAAAACAAAGCTGTAATCATTTACAAGACCTTGGTAAATGATTACAAGAACAAAATCCtggatttgtacagaaagttgtacTGCAGAAGCCAGTTCTGGTACCCTAGGGGACCAtagtataaatttttgtattttttgcatAAATGCAATGGTttatgtgtgattttgttgtttaagtatGATTTTAGTGTGAGAAATCAAGTTTGGGCACCCCATGTTTGAgataagaaacattttttttttcatttgactAAGCTAGTTGAAGTCCTACAAGGTCTggaacaaaaaacaaagttgtaatcgtttacaagaccTTGGTAAACAATTACACAAACAAAATCTTGGATTTGTACTTAAAGTTGTACTATAAGAGCCAGTTCTGGTAACCTAGGAGACCATAGtctaaagttttgtattttttgcataaatgcaatggtttttgtgtgattttgttgtttaagtgtgatttTAGTGTGGGAAATCAAGTTTGGACACCTCATGTTTGAGATAAGAAACAATGTTTTTCATTTGCTCATAACTTTATCCActgaactc
This sequence is a window from Vigna radiata var. radiata cultivar VC1973A unplaced genomic scaffold, Vradiata_ver6 scaffold_319, whole genome shotgun sequence. Protein-coding genes within it:
- the LOC106780456 gene encoding histone-lysine N-methyltransferase SUVR3 isoform X1, with amino-acid sequence MMYMPVNLNGRVHERQMVTAEESGPPKRCNAREPPLLQCAELVLPYLNPSELANVSLTCKSLFKLSRTITIRRASDASRTFETLPIPFLNTVDSHPYAPFLYTRSLVLSSPLSLPRQPWGSSAVSPSAQSRLLRAESVGFVDGEGRAMSGCECEACDGGECPCAGLDGLDDVGRECGPGCRCGPECGNRLTRNGLAVRVKIVRHRRKGWGLHADQLIAKSEFVFEYAGELLTTKEAQRRHQYYDELASQGRFSPALLVVREHLPSGKACLRLNIDATRLGNIARFVNHSCDGGNLSTKLVRSSGALFPRLCFFASKDILVDEELTFSYGEIRERSKGLPCFCNSPSCVGTLPSEDT
- the LOC106780459 gene encoding uncharacterized protein LOC106780459 gives rise to the protein MTDYKWEVGTVFADKANFIEAIRTYVMHIGRALKFVKNDKRRVRVRCLGGQGKCPWTAYCGYLPTRQFWQLRKIKDTHSCSRQLNIKILNTKWLSEEMDRCLQDNPNLKVQDICKKALRKWNTKVSISKVRRAKLMATKQLIGDFKEQYRRIHDYAHELLMFNLGSIVKVEVDSVNGQYKGELLTAIGRDPNDQMLPLTYAIVEVENKEKWSWFLQLLVQDLGGNEVYWSRSRFTNVAICDSLDNNICEAFNSVIVLARGKPIITMLER
- the LOC106780456 gene encoding histone-lysine N-methyltransferase SUVR3 isoform X2, translating into MMYMPVNLNGRVHERQMVTAEESGPPKRCNAREPPLLQCAELVLPYLNPSELANVSLTCKSLFKLSRTITIRRASDASRTFETLPIPFLNTVDSHPYAPFLYTRSLVLSSPLSLPRQPWGSSAVSPSAQSRLLRAESVGFVDGEGRAMSGCECEACDGGECPCAGLDGLDDVGRECGPGCRCGPECGNRLTRNGLAVRVKIVRHRRKGWGLHADQLIAKSELLTTKEAQRRHQYYDELASQGRFSPALLVVREHLPSGKACLRLNIDATRLGNIARFVNHSCDGGNLSTKLVRSSGALFPRLCFFASKDILVDEELTFSYGEIRERSKGLPCFCNSPSCVGTLPSEDT